A single Mucilaginibacter inviolabilis DNA region contains:
- the rimM gene encoding ribosome maturation factor RimM (Essential for efficient processing of 16S rRNA), whose product MKTEDCFRVGSILKTKGLKGEMQIYVDFDGLDAIKFDALFVDIAGKLIPYFVASIKYLQKNNAYLYLEDVDTIEKAAMLVKKDIYLPNKLKPKKKKSEFTLNDVKGFIAVDETHGELGEILEVQEYPQQLIAIVQYQNKEVMFPLNVDIIKGIDVEGGEIYVDLPEGLLDVYLSE is encoded by the coding sequence ATGAAAACCGAAGATTGTTTCCGGGTAGGTAGTATATTAAAAACCAAAGGCCTCAAAGGCGAAATGCAGATATATGTTGATTTCGATGGCCTGGATGCCATTAAATTCGATGCCTTGTTTGTGGATATAGCAGGCAAGCTGATTCCTTATTTTGTTGCCTCGATTAAATATCTGCAAAAAAACAATGCCTATTTATATCTGGAGGATGTAGATACTATTGAAAAAGCAGCCATGCTGGTAAAAAAAGACATTTATTTGCCCAACAAGCTGAAGCCAAAAAAGAAAAAAAGCGAATTTACCCTGAACGATGTCAAAGGCTTTATTGCCGTTGATGAAACCCATGGCGAACTGGGCGAGATTTTAGAAGTACAGGAATACCCGCAACAGCTTATTGCCATTGTTCAATATCAAAACAAAGAGGTGATGTTTCCATTGAACGTGGATATTATAAAAGGTATTGACGTTGAAGGCGGTGAGATTTATGTCGACCTGCCTGAGGGGCTGCTGGATGTTTATTTGTCCGAATAG
- a CDS encoding 30S ribosomal protein S16, whose amino-acid sequence MATKIRLQRHGKKGKPFYYIVVADARAPRDGRFIERLGSYNPNTNPATIDINFDKTLEWVNTGAQPTDTCRAILSYKGVLYKKHLEGGVKKGALTEEQAAAKFAEWTEQKDGKISGKKAGLVSAKDEARKAALAAEAKKKEEKAAAIAAKNAPVAEEEAPAEEAAAETDAAESAE is encoded by the coding sequence ATGGCAACTAAGATCAGACTGCAAAGACACGGTAAAAAAGGCAAACCTTTTTACTACATCGTAGTAGCAGATGCCCGCGCTCCACGCGACGGTCGTTTCATTGAGCGTTTAGGTTCATACAACCCAAACACCAATCCTGCAACTATCGACATTAACTTCGACAAAACTTTAGAGTGGGTTAACACAGGTGCCCAGCCAACAGATACTTGTCGCGCTATCCTTTCATACAAAGGTGTGCTTTACAAAAAACACTTAGAAGGTGGTGTTAAAAAAGGTGCTTTAACCGAAGAACAAGCTGCAGCTAAATTTGCAGAGTGGACCGAGCAAAAAGACGGTAAGATCAGTGGTAAAAAAGCTGGTTTAGTATCAGCAAAAGACGAAGCGCGTAAAGCTGCTTTGGCTGCTGAAGCTAAAAAGAAAGAAGAAAAAGCTGCTGCAATTGCTGCTAAAAATGCTCCTGTTGCAGAAGAGGAAGCACCGGCTGAAGAAGCTGCTGCTGAAACAGACGCTGCTGAAAGCGCAGAATAA
- a CDS encoding 5' nucleotidase, NT5C type: MSLNRKLRIAIDMDEVMADTIAKFITLYDERHQTKISLGDMHGKEFREILPPHLSNSMREYINERGFFRDLPVMPGCQEVVKALHEKYDVYIASAAMEFKHSLEDKLDWLNEHFPFISWTNIIFCGHKILDVDVMIDDRIKNFVTFKGRKLLFSSPHNLLINDFERVNNWNDVATKLLREHDEQTLK, from the coding sequence ATGAGCTTAAACAGAAAATTACGTATAGCTATTGATATGGACGAGGTAATGGCCGATACTATTGCCAAATTTATTACCCTTTATGATGAACGGCACCAAACCAAAATATCTTTGGGCGATATGCATGGTAAGGAGTTCAGGGAAATACTCCCGCCACACTTAAGCAACAGCATGCGAGAGTACATCAATGAAAGGGGCTTTTTTCGCGATTTGCCAGTGATGCCGGGGTGCCAGGAAGTGGTAAAGGCACTGCACGAGAAGTATGATGTATATATTGCATCAGCCGCAATGGAGTTCAAGCACTCTTTAGAAGATAAGCTGGATTGGCTTAATGAGCATTTCCCTTTTATTTCCTGGACTAATATTATTTTTTGCGGGCACAAGATTTTAGATGTTGACGTGATGATTGATGACCGGATCAAGAATTTTGTAACATTTAAAGGACGTAAGTTGTTATTCAGCTCCCCGCACAACCTTTTAATCAACGATTTTGAGCGTGTTAATAACTGGAATGATGTTGCAACTAAATTATTACGTGAACATGATGAACAAACTTTGAAATAA